CAGGTGTTTCTGTAGTATTTGAGgctacttttttcttctctggaatCATCTTGCATCTGACAGACAAATGAGTTTTACCCATGTTCTGTGTGGTGATCCCAGATTCGTGTTTAGATTGACTAAAAGAGTATCTTTGGGATCAGGTCTGAACACTTGTTTTTAAGCATCTGTTGTCGTCTGTAGGATTAATTTTACAGTTACAACTGTTCTTAGATTTTGGTTGGCTTAGGCTAAAACATTGCTAGAAAAGCTGGCTAGGAAAATCTATCTGTGATGAGTTAGGAGAgcagttttgggttttgtggggtgAAGAATATGGGGGTTTTATGATCTAGTTTCCTAATACCATTTTGGAGCACAAGCCTAACACCAATATCCTGGATCAGAAATATagttttatgaaaaatactgtaatatCAAGATGAAGTTCAGTGTAAATTTCCTAGCTGAGCCTTGTATTTCAAATTCAACATGTAGTGTATGTAATATGTGAATATAAAAGGAATTGTACTGATTTGAATAAAAGGCCAGTCTGCTGTATCAGCATGTTCCTGATGGTAAGCAGTACTGCATCCTTAGGGAAAAGTGCAAAACCAAGGCAAATGTGATGGTAACACTACTTAAATACCTGGCTGCACACTGCTGTAACCTGACAGCTtgagctttttgttttccctcttgaTCATGACTTAAATCGATAGAAGATAACTTCTCACTTCTTATAGCTTCCCTTCCAGACTGATTTCCTAGAATTCTTTCCTTTTGGTCTTTCTATATATTGTTTTTTAATCATCATCTTATAGTAACTAAAGAGTTTACTTTttctgtccaaaaaaaaaaaaaaacctaaagggCAAcctcttcatatttttctagTTCCTAGTTCCTCTTTCAAATTTAACCTTAGTAATGGTGTACTTCTCACTTTCATTGTTCCTGCAGAGATAATGTATTGAAATACCCTGTGATTCATGAGCAGGCATAGGTAGGGTCTTCTGGTTAGTCCTCACTTAACACTCCCACTGAGAGTTTTCCAGTCTAAACTGATTAAGCAAAGGATTCCTATAATCTCACTTCTAGAGGAGTTGTCAACCTAAGTCATCTGTGGTTCTGGATTTAGCAGCTTTCCTTGCTTCTCATTGCTTCAACAAAAAGCTCTATTAACCCTTACAAAGCCATTCTCGAGTGCTAGCAGCCTGCTTTCAGGTGAGATGGAAGCTGTGTGTTGTTTATAGAGGAGCACTCTATTCCTAAAGttccttccttttttcagaCTGTATTTTCTTGGTCATCTGTTGTATTATTAGTCTTCAAAAAGTACCTAAATTGCATATGTTTCATATCTACATTTTATTTACCATAATAGGCAATACTGTCTCATAAACATCTTGATtgttataaaaacattttcagagtaGAAATCATTCTTCAGTTAGGATAAAAATAGCTttacttgattttaaaaagctgcaagTACATTCAATATGAGAATATTGAGGAAAACTATAGATACTCAATCTGGACCAACCCCTGGAGCTATTCTAATGCTGTTTTGCAATGAtggaatgaaaaatttcttGGAATAGAAGTCATGCTATCTCCCACCtctttatttacctttttttattttattgttgaGAGATAGTGGGTATCATTTCCTATTCTAATAGGATTTCTGGGTTTCATAATAAGAAAGTATAATCCTTGCCCCACAGTGTCTTGAAAGGCATTGTTTCCAGACAAGTGGTTTCTATAGTAATACACAAATATGGTGACCTCGTTACGTGTTTTGATGTGCAGCTGTATGGGTTCTGTACCAGGGCATACTGAGGTGCTCCAACcagtctgtgctgctttgatttgtctcaggccaggctggaaacCACAGCTGGTTTATGTTCCCTGTAGGGTATTACACCCCTGGTCCACTCATCCAGAGCAGAGAGTTAGTGCATCCTCTGCTTATTGTCTGGACTTGCCTctagattttatttctgcagaagaaataGCAAAGCTGTTTTTAACCTGGGACTTTCCAAGATGTGTAGTTATGGTGTGGCTGGAATCAAATACAGCGGCAAAATTCTTGTGGTGCCCTTGAGCCTTCTCATTCAGGTCTacagtgctgctcctgggaccAGTGGCAGTAGGGTCAGATTCTGTCTTTTGTTTTGTGGACTAGATCTTTGCACCAGCCTTCAGTCACCTTTTCAACTGCTGATAAAACCAAATCAGGAAGAGGCTTAAAtctggaggtttttttcagaatggaGCTGTATTAAAGACTTCAGCATGTGGTGGAGGTTGTAGAACTGGGCCAGCAATAAAACTGTGGGCATCCCTTGTGCATGCAGGGGTCGCACTCTGCTGAATATTAGAACAAGAGAGGATTTGTTAAAGAAGGGTTTTGCAGAAAACTTTCGTGTGAAAGCTGTcatttttctgtaacattttgaaaactgatgtagtggaaaacagaaaatgagctTCACTGGTTGTGAAAACTTTCTCAAGCATGCTAATTTTTTAATAAGCTTTTTAGGTTTTGTTGAGATGTTCAGTTTTAGTTAATTTTACTCCATTTTTCTCACAGTTCATTAGGAATGCCACTCCTTCAACCTAGGAATGTATTTCTCTGCCTCTTGCAGGTAGAGTTTGCAGAATTCTGCATCAGCAGTGGATACCCTGATTTTTAGGAAGACTTTATGATACTTAAGCTTGAGAATGTTTTTTAGAAATAATGGAATGACAGCCAGATAGCACACAAAATTTCACATATTGTAGACTTCAAGAAGTAAAGTTAAAGCTACTGCCAAAAATAACTCCGCAGGAAGATAGTGTTTCATTGTACCAGTCCGTTTTGTTTGCTGGTCACCTGCAGCACACTATGGAGGCcattccctctgctcagcaccgTGGTGTCCTGCATTCAGCCTGTTGTGTGCAGCATCATAGGGTGTTCTCTGCACAGCTTTCCTGGTACCCTGCTGTCCGGCAGCTCACGCTGGTGTGAGCAGGGATCTGCCACAGGTGAGCCTTTATTCACACTGGGTGTCTGCCAGGGGAGGTCCTGGCTCTCATCCCATCCCTCCAGCTTGGTGCTGTCTTTGCACTTTCTGAAGGCGCATTCTGACCTGTTTGCCAGGTTGGTGATGAAGAAGCTAAGCAATATTGATTCCAGTGTTGGCCCTGAGAAATGCTGCTCGTAGCTGGTTTGCCAGTTAAACTTCAGGTTGTTGAGCTCTCTTTGAATCTGACAATGACTTGGAGCCAATTTTCCAGCCCTTTTCTAGACTTTTTGCAGAACTGTTTGTTCCAGTGATAATGTGATGGGAGCTAAGCAAAAACAATTATTCCATGTGAGTGTTAAAAACTGAGAACTAAAGCCTGACATAGCAAGGGATCTGTATTACTTCTCTGTTAAAAGAGTTTGTTCAGCATTTCTGAGAAACCACATCCTTTTGAAATGTCTTCGGTTGGCAGCCAGAGTTCCTTTCAGAAGACTAGGCAGTTGTTCACAAgtaaatatctctttttttccagggtAGTTTGGTGTACTCTTGATGGCACAGGTTTTGGAAGTTTAGCTGATAATTTCCAGGATTCTTGGGTCacatttcatttatatttctGGTTCTTTTCAAGGTTTTATATAGTAAGAGGTGCTGTGCATTTTGGTAATGCTCTCTTTTGTCATAACTCCTGCATGCAGATTTGCATAATGCAGTCAGGCATTGTCAGACTAGCTCAAGAATTGTGTTTCCACAGGCAAAGATCTctcctctttctgcttttagaCCAGGCTAAATTAAATcttgatttttatatataaatacctGTGGCATTGGTTTATGCAACTTTATCCTCTTTTAGTTAAGTTACAAAATGTGTATCTGGAGAATGTCAGTTACTGTGTAAGAGTGCTTTGGGAACTTGGCTTTAGCACTGCAGATACATTGTACAATGACATTGGATTCTAATATAGCTGTCAAACAGGAGAAATAACTTTGAGTTTTTACCTTGATTTACTGTTGTGCCTAGAGTTGGAGGGGAAGAAACACAAGAATTGCACAGGACAAAGACTTGATAGAGGAGGGACAATCATAATTGATATTCAGTGTTATTGTAACTGTAACTAGTAGGAAATGCATTTGTGAATTCCTGTCactcctctgctttctgctgtaATTGCATATTGAGCaataatattttagtattttaagaCTCTTTTGTGTATTAATTATATGGGGTAGCATCTGgtaaaactgaattattttacaCTTCTTGCAACACCTTATTTTTTAGGAGCATGACAAGAATAACAGTGGGTACTTTTACCTCCTCTCACTGCAGGGAAAGTCTTGAgtaaaaaaggattttttttttctgtttgcttctaGATCTTTCAAAGAACAGATTTACTGAAATTCCTCCCGATGTCTGGTTGTTTGCACCACTGGAAACTTTAAATTTGTATCACAACTGCATCAAATCCATTCCAGAATCTATTAAAAACCTGCAAATGCTTACCTACCTTAACATTAGGTGAGTAATGGTGGTTGGTTTTGGTCTTTATTTAACATTCCTCCTTAGAGATTTGGCAGTTTGTTTCATCAGGTCACTGTGTTTGCagagttttctttgtttctgatgTTATGTAGACAGACAGTGTTCAGAAACCACAGCTATAAAAATTTGCTGCTCATTTTGCACATTATTTACATTCACTGCTGTAGTGCTCTTTTTAAACTTGGAAAACATTTGGTTGGCTTTTCTCACTAGAACAGAAGATGGATATGAGCTCTGGAAGGAGAGGTGCAACGGTCTGTTGCTCCTCCCGGCTCTGGGCAGATCCAGCGCCTTTTGGCACCGCCTCCCTCTGGAGCTCGGGCTCGCCGCTTCTCTCCTGCATGCCGCTGCAGCGGCACGCTGGTTGGGGCTGCGGGGATCTGTCGCCCGCGCGAGGGTCCgaggcgaagagggaaggaatgacCAAATCACCCACGCGGGAGGCGGGAAGGTTTTATTGGTCACGGAGAGCTGCAGCGGGGAGACCCTGACCCCCGTTTCCAGCGCCCGCATGGGGGAAAAGGTggccgggcccggggggggggagcgggatgatatagggggtgtgacagggagggcagacacCCTCCCACCCAATTGGGATGGGCGCTGTGGCGATGACATGGAGACAGCGACCAACCGGAACAcgacaggggcggacacgggtCCCCGGGGCGAACGGGGTTGCGGGATCGGGGTGGCAGACACCGAGCTCCCGGGactggatgggggagtggtcacaggagtggcggGGGGACGTTCCAATAGCACGCAGCCTGGAGCGAGCCACCGCAGGGAGGGAAACACGGGGGGGTACACGGGGGTACACAGCACTCGGCTAactaacatagattagaacccctaatctgaactcaaacctgggatgcaacagagAGGTAACCTAGAAAACTCTCCTGACCCTGTTTTCCACAATACTCCTTGTTTCTCATATTAGCTGCATCAAATCCAAAGCAGTTTTCTCAGTTAAGAGCTATTTaaatccccaaaacctcctGTGTCTCAAAATCTGCAAATACCAATTCTTATAGTACTAATTCATAAGTAAGGTGCTCTGTCACAACTTTAAAGAGGATTAATATGATACAAAACCGcagtattttctgaaagaaatatgGCCTAACTTTCTTCAGCAGCAACCCCTTTCTCTTTTGATGGTGCTTGAGGTGCTGAATACATTTCTTTACACAGAAACTGCATAGTTCTACTACACAGTTCCTTTCAAGAGTCGATTCTCCCAACGATCCTTTGCCAAACTGTACTTTGTCCTCATTTCTGTGCTCCTGTCCAAGGACTGATTTTGCAGTGCAGGAACGTATGGGCTGTAGCATTGGAGAACAGGCTAAAATCTTGCCTTCCTAGCTCAGGTGCTTTGTTACAGGAGAAAACCACATTCTAATTTGGGCTTCAGATGGTGGAAGAAATGTACTGTGCATTTCATAGTAAAGCAGACAGCtcctaaaaaaaacaaaaacctgaaaaaaccAGAGGAAATCTATGTAACTGACATGAATGACTGCTTCATTGCCACGTTTTTATAGTCACTTCAAAAAAAGTTTACTTGCATATTATATTTTTGCTTCTCATGCCGTCAACCAAAAAAGCCTGGCATATCTGCTTGAAACACAACTTAAAACGAGACTTAATGCATATCTATATAAATAACTTTTCTGTATTGTTCACTCAGAATTTAACAGAATTAATACATTGCTTCTATAAATGTACTGTTAGAAGTTTCCTAAATTTCTGCAGTTCTATAAACTTTAATCatagagaaaatacagaaaaaactCCAAGATTTTTAGATTATGAAAACAGTGCTCTGACTTTATATCAGCTAAGCACTAAAACTTCTGGTATTTTTCTTAATGTAGTATGAACCCAGGTGTCAGCACttaaaagtaacttttttgTCAAAAATAGAGCTAGGTCTACCTAAATCAACAGcaaatgctgatttttatttttttacttttacacGTGAAAGGAATTGCTTTCATATCACATCTGAACAAGCTTGTTTCccaatgactttttaaaatgcacctTATTAGAAACCTTTTAGGTGCTTCTGGCAGTGGAAGTCCATCAGTGTGGGTCATTTTTCAATGTAGATTTAAATACAGTAGTGGATTACAGTGCACAAAGCAGATATACATGCATGCAGCTGGAAAATAATATACacagaagaaatacattttaattaagaCTTACTTTCCAGCCTATTGCccagcaaaataattaaatgtttaGGGCTTTTTGGGATGGCTCAGGAGGGTCAAAACAACATGACATGAGAagcaatataaataatataaagtTCTGACTTGGCAGACTGTCAGATCAGGTGATTCTTCTGAAGGTACCAGCAGGATAAAAGCAAGTGtcaaacattatttcttttaacagATTTCTCTGTACGTTTTGGTATTAGTTTCTGCCCTAGTACATCCTCATTGCATCACATAAAAAGGGGAGCTAAAATTCACATACTCGAAATAGGCTGTATCTGATAAGGAATTGGTGATGGACACTGTAGATGAAATTGTAATAGATGGAGAATGTGATCTGGGATGGGAGAAAAGTTGTACCATATTCATCTCAGACTCCCTGACAGCTATATAAGAGATTATAATTCAGCCTTTCTTGTccctttttcttgctttcaagTCGAAATCTTTTGTCAACATTGCCAAAATACCTGTTTGATCTCCCACTGAAAGTTCTGGTTGTCAGTAATAACAAGCTGGTCTCCATTCCAGAAGAAATTGGAAAGTTGAGAGATCTAATGGAGTTGGTAAGTACAACTGTGAATCTTTGTAGTAAGTACACTTATAagcactatatatatatatatatattcagtaTAAtaaattgttaatatttttaaaatacagaactacaaaatttaaatttagttACTGtgttttattgaattttttggttaatttttaaGGTTGACAAACCCAGAATGCACGCTTGATGGTGATTAAGGACATAGTAGAGAGTTTCATTCCAGTACCTGTGATATACCTATTTAGAACATAAGAAGACTGGAAAGACTCTGTGATTGTTCAAACACTCTGGTCTacataaattaatattaaattagtGTCAGAAATAGCTGTAGTCTGTGTTCACTTGATGCAGCTTTGTCACCCTCTAGTGCTTGTATCCAAAAAGCTGGAGCCTGCTATTGCTGTCTGTACATTTTTTAGTTTCATGAGTTGGTTCAAGGtttattaaggaaaaagaatttttagaaGAGGAGCAGAATGCCAGTCAATTGCCAGCAATAGCACAAGAAGTTTTTGACAGATCTGGGAACTACACCAGGAACTCCTGATTCCTAAGCTACAGTATTCATTTCAAACCCAGTATTTCATCATTCATTGATTTAACTTCTTGAATTGAATCTCTGGAAtcattaaatactttaaaaatagcaagATCTGTTGTGGTACATCTTCTCCATGGAAAATCCAAGATAGCtgaatttcttttcttggatttcttttcttttaatagtgTGTTTTATAATAGTTTTGATCGCAGTATTCCTCTGTGTAATTTCATTTAAGGTGTTCAGTTGATTTATTAATTATATCTTTCTTAGGATATTAGCTGTAATGAACTTCAAGTTCTTCCCCAGCAAATAGGAAAATTGCAGTCACTTAGAGAATTGAACATAAGAAGAAATAATCTCCATATGTTGCCAGATGGTGAGCTACTCATCTTCTTTCCATTGATGTAGGCAAATTAGGTAAAGTGTTAAGAAGATAActgattctttttttgtttatttgctttttttcctgaatgcaGAATTAGGAGACCTTCCCTTGGTAAAGCTGGATTTTTCTTGtaataaaattacagaaattccCATTTGTTACAGAAAGTTACGTCATTTACAAGTTATAGTTTTGGATAACAATCCAATGCAGATACCACCAGCACAGGTTAGTATTAAACCACGCAACTACAGAACTTTTCATTAGGATCTTAGAGGAAGCTCTTCTAAGTTATACCAatgaagttttctctttttttagttgtatttcttgtatttctccTTTTCGGGTGTTGTGGCTGTAAATGCAGTGCAGCAGGTATTTCATGGGGTGCATTCTCAGCAGACATGCTGTATAATTAAGAGTTCTCTTTGTTCCTGTGTTTCCCAACAGATATGCTTAAAGGGCAAAgtacatatatttaaattccTCAGTATTCAGGCATGCCTCAGAATAGATAAAAAACCAGATTCTTTGGATCTTCCATCATTAGGTAAACGAATCCCCTCCCAGCCACTCACAGACAGGTGAGTAGTGGGGTTTTTGAGTATAGAGAATATATCTTGAAaagggtgtttattttcttatggAAAGTgaaactgctgttttcttctttcttgtgtggattttttgtgttgtttttcttaatgaagCATGGAGGACTTTTATCCCAATAAAAACCATGGACCAGACTCTGGCATTGGAAGTGATAATGGAGATAAAAGATTGTCTACTACAGAAGTGAGTATTTTTTCACTGTTGAAAttgtaatttctgatttttttagaactttttcctttgtattttatatCGTTTGAGAAATACCTCAGTAAGTTGCATTTAATATTCTTTCAATATGTGTACAGTTGAGTTTAAACCTTTAGACTGCCATAGCAGACACAAATTACTTATGTATTTCTTTAACTTTTCTGGTTACGGTTGATTCTAATTAATATGATATGATGGGAATACAGGAAATCATATAATACCATTTCCATGTCAGTTCTGCACTAAACGTGAGTGTCTTTGCAGCCATCTGATGATGATACAATCAGCCTTCACTCCCAGGTATCAGAATCAACAAGGGAACAGACATTAAGGAATGACAATCATGTAATGGGAAGTAAACTGGATCCACAGAAAGGTAATACCAGTTGTGCATTTGTTATTTTAGGTAACAGAGATACTTTGCTTAGGTAATCTAATGTAGGAAGATGGCACAAAATTACAGGATCGTGTTGGTGTTGTATTTTCATCAGTTCAGAAAACAATGGAATAATAACAAGCAGAAAAGGCttgagagaaagggaaaaaaaagattatttctaGCTTAAGAAGGCACAGTTTCTATGTTTTATCTTTATCTGACATTTTTCATAAGTACTTGTTTCTCTCAGGAATAACATTTGGTCAACAGAATTGTTTCAATGTCTTTCCTGTTCTTCATAAATCCTCCCCAGACCAGGAGGCGTTTGACTACATTGATCCCAATGCAGAGGAGGGAGCTCTTCCTGAGCAGGGAGATTCACAGATTGGCCCCCTGCTCTCCTATGTCAAGGTATCAGAGactaacaaaagaaaaactgttgagtaaccttgattttttttttttttccttcttaattcAATtctaacttttatttttccattttgttgaAGGAACGGGGAAAACATCCTgagaaatcccagaaaatagaacaaaatGAGGACTGGAGAGATGAAAAAAGGTAaatattcttaatatttttagtaGATTTTACTAGTAGTGGCAGGGGTGAtagtgagggttttttttaagctcctTGCATATGGAAGAAAGAATTCTCATATTGAACAGAGTGTTCCTCTTGGACAGAGAATAAGCTTACAGGAAGCACTGCTTAGTTACTGCCATAGTGagccatttctgtttcttccttcaGTGAAGTCAGGCAGGTCActaatgtttaatttttcagcCTTCAGAAAGAACAGCTGCTGGCTGAAGATGATGATGAACTCAAAGAAGTGACTGACTTGAGAAAAATAGCAGCTCAGTTGTTGCAGCAAGAACAAAAACACAGGTATAACAATATTAGTTAAAATAACTTCTGTTACAATTAATTTATTCCTTAACCTCTCTTATACTCAAAAGCTTTTGACACCTTATTTTGAGAACAGTTTTGTCCAGCTGCTAAAGAGTGAAGTGATGGACTCTGTCAAGATAGCTGTCCTGTGTTTCTTGTCTGAATTACACAACTTCCCTACAGTTTGTTTGCGACTGGTTATTTTTATTCAGATACAAACTAATTTAGGTCGTACTTCCTTCAGTCAATATCCTGTGGACTGAAGGGGAAATTAGTTTTAACATTATCATGTCTAATGACAATATCTATGGATAAAAATAGATCATTTCAACTGCCTGCCTTTCTCTGCTTCATTGTGGGCATCTCAACAGAATCTTGAAAAGGAGCCATGGAACAAGCAGCAGATTAAAGGCATGTAATAGAACATGTTAGCAACTGTGTAAAatgaagaacaagaaagaaTAGCCGGAGTCACATAGAAGTGGCCAGACTGGCATAGGAACAGTTTCTGTACTGTTCCTTTAACAAGCAGGCAAATACTGTAAGGTACTTCTAGAGTAAGCTCCTCCGAGAGGTGAAAGTTGTATTTAATAGCAGTTTATTAACTAAAATAGTTCATAACACTCATTCAGTATCTCACAGTAATAGATGTAATTTCATACCAACTTAAATACtatgttcttttctttcaaatttctgtGTAATTATGATactctgctgctttgcttttaagATGGTTGAAATACACATGAAGCCCTCAGAGAAACTGAGATCTCAATACTATGAATTGCAGGGTCTTAAAAATTCACCAGCATTTTATATTAGGTAAATATAGTAACAGTAGTGTGCATGTGTGAAAGATAAAATAGGTTTTGCTTAGAACTCCAAGCCCTGCATTCAAGAATTGGTTGTtcacagggaggggaaaaataggaatGAAATGTTAATGCTAGGATATTCTCCATACCTAACGTACTGCAAATAAGGCCAAGAATGCATCATTTTCTCCTATTAAGGAAGAGAGAATGAGGGTGTTTTTCTCATATTAGGTTTTAATATAATGGTTATTTATGTTGCATGAGGCTCTTGTTTGATTACGTATTTCCTAGTTATCTAATAATTTGAAATGCCAAGCCACTCTTCTTCTGGGGTACTGCAATTTGAATTTTACTTGTCATATATTGTTGTGTCTTAATGCAGTGGTCTTGCTAATTGTTCTGCTTTGTCATGAATTATGCAGATGTGCAATCTTAATAGTTCTTAAGTTTTGCTTCTTAGtttagcatttatattttaaagttgGCTTATGTATCTTTAGGTACATGAACTCAAAATCTCCTCTAATAAGAAATTTAGCCCTGACTGGCAATGAGAATATTATTTAGCATTTAGTGAAGATACTTCTATGCTTATTTGTGGAAAATATGGTCTATCAGTGAACAGAATCCTCACGGAAGTTAAGCATCACAAAATAACTCCTTACTAATCACATTTCTGTTTGTTCAGTGTATGTTTTTGTAATATGCAGTCTCCTCTCCTTTTGCTTGCTATGCTAATGACTTCCCTGTCCTCTCCCATCAACCTATCCTGCTTCTTCCTTTCGTCTTTGACTTTGGTGTGCATGAAATGTGAATACAGACGAAGGCCACTAAGCTATAGAACTTCATTCAG
The sequence above is a segment of the Vidua chalybeata isolate OUT-0048 chromosome 14, bVidCha1 merged haplotype, whole genome shotgun sequence genome. Coding sequences within it:
- the LRCH2 gene encoding leucine-rich repeat and calponin homology domain-containing protein 2 isoform X5 produces the protein MAAGQGGGGGNNGTGSGTGTAAGSGVAGLGIPAHLTLSFSSGPHWGAAALPQSHTVRSLERALEEAGSSGILCLSGRKLRDFPSSGCDLSDTTQADLSKNRFTEIPPDVWLFAPLETLNLYHNCIKSIPESIKNLQMLTYLNISRNLLSTLPKYLFDLPLKVLVVSNNKLVSIPEEIGKLRDLMELDISCNELQVLPQQIGKLQSLRELNIRRNNLHMLPDELGDLPLVKLDFSCNKITEIPICYRKLRHLQVIVLDNNPMQIPPAQICLKGKVHIFKFLSIQACLRIDKKPDSLDLPSLGKRIPSQPLTDSMEDFYPNKNHGPDSGIGSDNGDKRLSTTEPSDDDTISLHSQVSESTREQTLRNDNHVMGSKLDPQKDQEAFDYIDPNAEEGALPEQGDSQIGPLLSYVKERGKHPEKSQKIEQNEDWRDEKSLQKEQLLAEDDDELKEVTDLRKIAAQLLQQEQKHRRRPLSYRTSFSEKLFQRTRAAGRASRLLNHSVSVNTRNRPKQPMESEKCVSTNEVNSSVSPYSWQPLENQKDSVDEQHWPETQPVIWQNEERRRSKQIRKEYFKVMGGVRYKSSRKSSSGNENDEDYERTDSNTHGPFGLKPRSAFSRASRQDYGAVDPGFTMRRKMEHLREEREQIRQLRSNLESRLKVILPDDIGAALMDGVVLCHLANHIRPRSVASIHVPSPAVPKLSMAKCRRNVENFLDACKKLGVPQERLCLPHHILEERGLVKVGLTVQALLELPALKVSQLSSM